A window of Sinorhizobium fredii USDA 257 genomic DNA:
GAAACAGCCAATCCTTGGGGCGCGCCAGCCGCCAATAGGTGCGCAGGATGCCAAGCAGCTGCGGCGACAGCATCACCGTGCGATCCTTGGCGCCCTTGCCGTGACGGACCTGGATCACCATGCGCTGGCTGTCGATGTCGGCCACCTTCAGGCTCACCGCCTCCGAGGCGCGCAGTCCGGCGGCATAGGCGGTCGTCAGCGCCGTGCGCGCCTTCAAGGACGGCACCGCTTCGAGAAACCGCACGACCTCGTCGGCGCTCAAGATCGCCGGCAGCTTGCGCGGCGTGCGCGCATAGGCAATTCGCTCGGGAAGCTCCGCCCGGTCCAGCGTCACGCCGTAAAAGAACCGCAGCGCGCAAACCGTCTGGTTGAGCGCCGGCCAGGAGACGCCCTGCGACACCAGGTACACCTGGAAAGCGCGCACATCCTCCAGCCCCAGCCGATCCGGCGAGCGGCCGAAATAACGGCTGAACTTTGTCACTGCATGCAGGTAGGATCGTTGCGTGGCCGGCGACAGGTTGCGGAGCGTCATGTCGTCGATCATGCGGCGGCGCAGCGGGTTCACCGCTGCCGGGGCGTCGGTCATCGGTCGGTCTCCTGGTCAAGGGTTGGTTCTCAACACCCCAACATCCCATCAGGAGACCGCGCCTCCAAACCCGACCTATCCCGCGTCAGCGGGTTAGTTCAATCCTTCGATTCCGGATTTCAATCCGATGCTCTAGTTGACGAAGCCTAACTTGGCCGCCGGTTGAAGCGATGATCTCCTTCTCAAGATCGTATAGTGCTGTCGGTCTTGAAAGACGGTCCCTCTTCCTCGCGTCCTCCATCGACGACTTGCACCGTTACTTGGTGATCTCATCACCACCGGCAGGCCGCTGATCACGAAGTGTTTGCTGGGGGTGAGCTTCGTCGGCGATCGCCATGAGTTCATCAAGCGTTAACGCATCACCAGAACGCTCCTTGAGATCGATGGTCGCCTTGATCGCCTTCAATTCGCCTGCGCTCGACTGATCGGCCAATTCCCCAGGCAACTGCACGAACGCGGCGTCCTTTCCTGTCATCTGGATGCAGTTCTTCCCAGCCGCACACTTCTCTCCGGGAACGAGATAGCCCCAGCGTGGACCAAAGGCATAGACGGCGTAGAACAGCAATTTCGCTTTCGGTTTCTCCAAGCCGCTGGCCAGCATGGCGTCATAGAAGACGCGATGCGTCTCTTTCCAAGTTCGAACGTGCCTGTCGCAGTACATGGATGACGGCTGCACGAATATAGCCGTCTTCCCATGGGGAACCGACAAACGGTTGCAATAGCGGCGGAATCGAAGCGCCGTCAGTCTTCGTCTCCTTGTTGGTCTGCCAACCCACTCCGTTCAAATCGACATATCCGAAATCTGCCTTGAGCAGCTTATGGCTTGCGTCACCGGGAATGTCGACAAGTCCGAAACTGCCGGTAAAGCAATTCCGGTCTTTGTTGGACTGGCAGAAATTAACCGCCAAAGTGCTGCTGGCACTGACTGCAACGCCAACCGCTGCAAGAAGCATTGCAACCATAGTTTTCATGAAAGCCCCTTCCATTTGAACGCGAGATTAGCAACTTTGCGTCTACAATCAACGCTAAATGGTATCGGATAAACTCGCTCCATGAAGATTGCGCGGCTCGGCTGAACAAGCGCGTTGCATTTCATTACTTGGCTGGCGGCCTTCCGGAAATAAAGCCCCACAGCGAGGATTTCCGCAACCTGGTGCTCGACCTGGTGCGTGAGCATTACCTGGATTTCGGACCGACGCTGGCGGCCGAGAAGCTGATCGAACGCCACCGGCTTGCCGGTATCCCCACGGTGACGGCCGTCTTGTGATGTGATGCCGAACATTGGAAGTCCTGGTGGTAGCACTGGGAGTAGTCCTATGACGAAGCAGCATATTGAGGTGATCACGTCGGTCGAGCGTCGCCGGCATTGGTCTCGCGAAGAGAAAGAACGGCTGGTAGCGGCGGCGTTAGAGCCTGGAACCGTTGTTTCGGATGTGGCGCGCTCGGCCGGGATTCATGTCAGTCAGCTATTCCGGTGGCGCAAAGAGCTCTGCCAAATGTCAGCGCCGTCCGTGCCTCCATTCATTCCGATTGAGGTCGTCGCGGCGTTGCCAGCGCCTGATCCTTTGGAGACGACACCGGCACCACGGGCGCGCAAGAAGCCAAGTATCGTGACGATCGAGCTTGGCCGCGGCCGGCGCATTCGAGTGGAGAGTGATGTTGACACCGAAGCTCTGGGCCGCATCCTCGATGTCGTGGAACGGCGATGATCCCGGTTCCGAGCGGCGTAAAGGTCTGGCTGGCGACGGGCTATACGGACATGCGGAGGGGATTTCCTGGCCTGTCGCTGATGGTGCAGGAGACACTGAAGCGTGATCCGCATAGCGGCCATTTGTTCTGCTTCCGCGGCAGGAAGGGCGGCCTAATCAAGGTGATCTGGCACGACGGCCAGGGTGCCTGCCTGTTCACGAAGAAGCTTGAGCGCGGCCGCTTTATCTGGCCGTCAGCGGCCGACGGCACGGTGGTGATCACGCCGGCGCAGCTCGGCTATCTGCTCGAAGGAATCGACTGGCGAATGCCGCAAAAAACCTGGCGTCCGAGCTCTGCTGGATAGTGGAAATGGCTGGAAAGGTCGGAGCGAATATGATTCCATCTCGCCATGACCGATGCGGCCGATCAGCTTCCCGACGACCTTGCCAGCGCGCATGCGATGATCCTCGCCGAGCGCGCGGCACGCCGTGAAGCCGAGGCCGTTGCTGCCCGAGCCCAGGCAGTGAACTCGCATTCGGATGCGCTGATTGCCAGGTTGAGGCTGGAGATCGAGAAGCTCAAGCGCGACATTCATGGCAGCCGCTCGGAGCGCAAGGCGCGGCTTCTTGAGCAGATGGAATTGCAGCTCGAAGAGTTGGAGGCGGACGCCAGCCAGGACGAATTGGCCGCTGAACTGGCGGCACGATCCTCGACGGTTCGGGCCTTCGAGCGCAAGCGTCCATCGCGCAAGCCGTTTCCGGAGCACCTGCCGCGCGAACGCGTCGTCATTGCTCCGCCAACAAGCTGCCCATGCTGCGGCTCGGCCAAGCTGGCGAAACTGGGCGAGGACATTGCCGAGACGCTGGAAGTGATCCCGCGCCAGTGGAAGGTCATCCAGACGGTGCGCGAGAAGTTCTCCTGCCGCGAATGCGAGAAGATCGCCCAGCCACCGGCCCCTTTCCATGTGACGCCGCGCGGTTTTGCAGGGCCAAACCTGCTGGCGATGATCCTGTTTGAGAAGTTCGGCCAGCATCAACCGCTGAACCGGCAAAGTGAACGCTATGCCCGCGAGGGTGTCGACCTCAGCCTCTCGACGCTTGCCGACCAGGTGGGGGCTTGCGCCGCGGTCTTGAAGCCCTTGCACGGATTGATCGAGGCGCATGTGCTGACCGCCGAGCGTCTACATGGCGATGACACGACCGTGCCGATCCTGGCGAAGGGCAAGACCGATACCGGGCGGATTTGGACCTATGTCAGGGACGATCGGCCGTTCAGCGGAACGTCGCCGCCAGCCGCCCTCTACTATGCCTCCCGCGATCGGCGGCAGGAACATCCCGAGCGCCATCTAAAGACCTTCACCGGCATTCTGCAGGCCGACGCCTATGGCGGCTACAACCCGCTCTTCAAAATGGACCGCGATTCTGGTCCGCTGACCCAGGCATTGTGCTGGTCGCATTCGCGTCGCAAGTTCTTCGTGCTTGCCGACATCGCCACCAACGCCAAACGGGGAAAGAACGCCACGCCGATCTCGCCGGTGGCGCTCGAGGCCGTGAAACGGATCGATGCCCTGTTCGATATCGAGCGTGACATCAATCGTCTCGCTGCAAGTGAAAGACTGGCGCGACGCCAGCGGGACAGCCGTCGTCTTGTCGAAGAGCTTGAGGCCTGGATGCGGGCCGAGCGGACAAAGCTGTCGCGCAGCTCTCCGGTCGCCGAGCCGATCGACTACATGCTAAAGCGCTGGGAGGGCTTTACGTCCTTCCTGGGCGACGGTCGGATTTGCCTGACCAACAATGCCGCCGAACGCGCTCTGCGCGGCTTCGCTCTCGGCAGGAAGTCGTGGCTGTTTGCGGGTTCTGATCGTGGTGCTGATCGCGCCGCCTTCATGGCGACGATGATCATGACGGCCAAGCTCAACGACGTCGATCCGCAGGCTTGGCTTGCCGACGTTCTCGCGCGTATCGCTGACACGCCGACAACAAAGCTTGCAGAGCTGCTGCCGTGGAATTGGACAGGTCCGCGGCCTATGATGGCTTTGGCATCATGACCGTCGATCGCATCGCCAGGCTACATATCCAACTCGACGATATCGAGCCTTTGATCTGGCGCAGGGTCGAGGTTCCACTCACGATGAGCTTGAAGGGGCTCCACGATGTCATTCAGGCCGTGATGCTGTTCGAGGATTATCATCTGTTCGAGTTCGAGGCTGGTGGGCGATGTTACGATGTGCCGGATCCAGAAGACCTCTACGAACGCAAAACCTTTGCTGCTCGCAACGTCCGCATAGCGGCACTCATCGAGCGTGGGATCGCGACCTTTAGCTACACCTATGACTTTGGTGATAACTGGCGGCACACTATCACGGTCGAGGCAGTGGAGGATGGAAACCCCAGCATCGAATATCCGCGCTTCATCGATGGTGAGCGCAGAGCGCCGCCGGAAGATGTTGGCAGCACCTCGGGGTTCGAGGAATTCCTGAACGTCATGGCGAAGCCACGGCATGCGCAGCATCGAGAGTTCGTGCGTTGGTATGGTGGCCGCTTCGACCCAGAAGATTTAAGCGTTGATATCATTCAAGACCGTGTCGCTAAAATTGCCCGCCGTCGGACACTTGGAAAAGCTGGATTTGCGAAGAGCCAAAACCAGCAGCACTGACCAAATCTGAAAACACAGAACGAGGCATCATGGGCTACCGCAACTCTGCCCTCTACACCCTGAAATATGTCGCCGCGATGCTTGATGAGGACGAAGACTTCTTGCGAGAATGTTCGATTGAGATGTTCTCTGAAGATGGCTGCTTGTGGGCATATGATGACTATCCGGCCTCGGAGCTCAGCGAGCACATCATCTTGTTCACCCAAGTGGGGATCGAAAACCTTCAACAGATTATCCGCAATCTTCGCGGAATTGGCGACCCGCCATCGAAACCAGTGGCAGAAAGAAATCGCAAAAAGCCTCGGCTACTGCGGTCCTGACCGGATGGTTACTCCTTGCCGTCAGCAAGGAGACGCTGCGTCAGTGGATGATGGAAGCCGGCATCTGGGTGTTGCGACGCGAACGCAAGAAGCGGGTTTTCCAGCCGCGCGGCCGGCGCGATTGCTTCGGCGAACTCATTCAGATCGACGGCTCGCCGGGGACAGATAAAAAGTCGATCGTGCTGCCAATTTTATCGACGGCGCGGTAAAGGTATGTCCATTGACCACGGACTTTCACACGCGCCAACTTGTCGACTGCAGCCGACGCCGGTGCCAACGCAGCCGCTTTTCGATCTCCGGCGCGTATTTCTAGCCCAGCGAAAGATCGTGTAGTGATCGACAGGCACGCCCCTTCCAACGTCATTTGTTCAAGACCCCTCCCAGATTCGGGTTTGTCTTTGATCCACGTCAAGGATTACTCCTTCAAACCCTGTAGCCTCTCTTATGGGTTCAGTGAAATACGCCATGAACAGACTCATCAGGCTTATCGGCGATTGCGCCGCGCTTCTGCTCTGACTACCGAGCCGTGCTTTCTCGTGTCTGGGATCGGCGACGGCATTCGGGGGACTACGCGCACCACCTTCGTTTGCGGCGGTAAGTGCGTCAACTGGGGATCCGACGAGCCGTTAAAGAATCGAGAGGCGATCAGCTTGAGCTTTCTTGAAACAAGTTTGCAGCTGTTTCGGCAAAAGT
This region includes:
- a CDS encoding tyrosine-type recombinase/integrase, which translates into the protein MTDAPAAVNPLRRRMIDDMTLRNLSPATQRSYLHAVTKFSRYFGRSPDRLGLEDVRAFQVYLVSQGVSWPALNQTVCALRFFYGVTLDRAELPERIAYARTPRKLPAILSADEVVRFLEAVPSLKARTALTTAYAAGLRASEAVSLKVADIDSQRMVIQVRHGKGAKDRTVMLSPQLLGILRTYWRLARPKDWLFPGRGDKPIDVQVLYAACRSATKAAGLTKRVSVHTLRHSFATHLLESGVDIRIIQVLLGHTHLSTTAHYTQVATTTIARTESPLDRLRLEVVPPV
- a CDS encoding DUF1353 domain-containing protein; the protein is MKTMVAMLLAAVGVAVSASSTLAVNFCQSNKDRNCFTGSFGLVDIPGDASHKLLKADFGYVDLNGVGWQTNKETKTDGASIPPLLQPFVGSPWEDGYIRAAVIHVLRQARSNLERDASRLL
- the tnpA gene encoding IS66-like element accessory protein TnpA, which produces MTKQHIEVITSVERRRHWSREEKERLVAAALEPGTVVSDVARSAGIHVSQLFRWRKELCQMSAPSVPPFIPIEVVAALPAPDPLETTPAPRARKKPSIVTIELGRGRRIRVESDVDTEALGRILDVVERR
- the tnpB gene encoding IS66 family insertion sequence element accessory protein TnpB (TnpB, as the term is used for proteins encoded by IS66 family insertion elements, is considered an accessory protein, since TnpC, encoded by a neighboring gene, is a DDE family transposase.) → MIPVPSGVKVWLATGYTDMRRGFPGLSLMVQETLKRDPHSGHLFCFRGRKGGLIKVIWHDGQGACLFTKKLERGRFIWPSAADGTVVITPAQLGYLLEGIDWRMPQKTWRPSSAG
- the tnpC gene encoding IS66 family transposase, yielding MTDAADQLPDDLASAHAMILAERAARREAEAVAARAQAVNSHSDALIARLRLEIEKLKRDIHGSRSERKARLLEQMELQLEELEADASQDELAAELAARSSTVRAFERKRPSRKPFPEHLPRERVVIAPPTSCPCCGSAKLAKLGEDIAETLEVIPRQWKVIQTVREKFSCRECEKIAQPPAPFHVTPRGFAGPNLLAMILFEKFGQHQPLNRQSERYAREGVDLSLSTLADQVGACAAVLKPLHGLIEAHVLTAERLHGDDTTVPILAKGKTDTGRIWTYVRDDRPFSGTSPPAALYYASRDRRQEHPERHLKTFTGILQADAYGGYNPLFKMDRDSGPLTQALCWSHSRRKFFVLADIATNAKRGKNATPISPVALEAVKRIDALFDIERDINRLAASERLARRQRDSRRLVEELEAWMRAERTKLSRSSPVAEPIDYMLKRWEGFTSFLGDGRICLTNNAAERALRGFALGRKSWLFAGSDRGADRAAFMATMIMTAKLNDVDPQAWLADVLARIADTPTTKLAELLPWNWTGPRPMMALAS
- a CDS encoding plasmid pRiA4b ORF-3 family protein, with translation MTVDRIARLHIQLDDIEPLIWRRVEVPLTMSLKGLHDVIQAVMLFEDYHLFEFEAGGRCYDVPDPEDLYERKTFAARNVRIAALIERGIATFSYTYDFGDNWRHTITVEAVEDGNPSIEYPRFIDGERRAPPEDVGSTSGFEEFLNVMAKPRHAQHREFVRWYGGRFDPEDLSVDIIQDRVAKIARRRTLGKAGFAKSQNQQH